In the genome of Rhinolophus ferrumequinum isolate MPI-CBG mRhiFer1 chromosome 24, mRhiFer1_v1.p, whole genome shotgun sequence, one region contains:
- the INTS15 gene encoding integrator complex subunit 15, producing the protein MSDIRHSLLRRDALSAAKEVLYHLDIYFSSQLQSAPLPIVDKGPVELLEEFVFQVPKERGAQPKRLNSLQELQLLEIMCNYFQEQTKDSVRQIIFSSLFSPQGNKADDSRMSLLGKLVSMAVAVCRIPVLECAASWLQRTPVVYCVRLARALVDDYCCLVPGSVQTLKQIFSASPRFCCQFITAVTALYDLSSDDVIPPLDLLEMIVTWIFEDPRLILITFLNTPIAANLPIGFLELTPLTGLIRWCVKAPLAYKRRKKPSLSNGHVTAKVAQDSGVMDRDSHLLYSKLHLSILQVLMMLQVHLTEKNLYGRLGLVLFDHMVPLVEEINRLADELNPLNASQEIELSLDRLAQALQVAMASGALLCTREDLRTLCSRLPHNNLLQLVISGPVQQSPHAALPPGFYPHIHTPPLGYGAVPAHPAAHPALPTHPGHTFLSGMTFPFRPIR; encoded by the exons ATGAGCGACATCCGCCACTCGCTGCTGCGCCGCGATGCGCTGAGCGCCGCCAAGGAGGTGCTGTACCATCTGGACATCTACTTCAGCAGCCAGCTGCAGAGTGCGCCGCTGCCCATCGTGGACAAGGGCCCCGTGGAGCTGCTGGAGGAGTTCGTGTTCCAGGTGCCCAAGGAGCGCGGCGCGCAGCCCAAG AGATTGAATTCACTTCAGGAGCTCCAACTTCTTGAAATCATGTGCAATTATTTCCAGGAGCAAACCAAGGACTCTGTCCGGCAGATTATTTTCTCATCCCTTTTCAGCCCCCAAGGGAACAAAGCCGATGACAGTCGGATGAGCTTGTTGGGAAAACTGGTCTCCATGGCGGTGGCTGTGTGTCGAATTCCAGTGTTGGAGTGTGCAGCCTCCTGGCTCCAG CGGACGCCTGTGGTCTACTGTGTGAGGTTAGCCAGAGCCCTGGTGGATGACTACTGCTGTTTGGTACCAGGATCCGTGCAGACGCTGAAGCAGATATTCAGCGCCAGCCCTCGCTTCTGCTGCCAGTTCATAACTGCCGTCACTGCGCTTTATGACCTGTCATCAG ATGATGTCATCCCGCCCCTGGACTTGCTTGAAATGATTGTCACCTGGATTTTTGAGGACCCAAGGTTGATTCTCATCACTTTTTTAAATACTCCGATCGCAGCAAATCTCCCAATCGGATTTTTAGAGCTCACCCCACTCACTGGATTGATCCGCTGGTGCGTGAAGGCCCCTCTGGcttataaaaggagaaagaagcccTCCTTGTCCAACGGCCACGTCACCGCCAAAGTTGCACAGGACTCGGGAGTGATGGACAGAGACTCCCACCTGTTGTACTCCAAACTCCACCTCAGCATCCTGCAGGTGCTCATGATGCTCCAGGTGCACCTGACCGAGAAGAATCTCTACGGACGCCTGGGGCTCGTCCTGTTTGACCACATGGTCCCGCTGGTGGAGGAGATCAACAGATTGGCCGATGAACTGAACCCCCTCAACGCCTCCCAGGAGATCGAGCTCTCCCTGGACCGGCTCGCACAGGCTTTGCAGGTGGCCATGGCCTCTGGTGCCCTGCTGTGTACAAGAG AGGACCTGAGAACCCTGTGCTCCAGGCTGCCCCATAATAA CCTGCTCCAGCTGGTGATCTCGGGCCCCGTGCAGCAGTCGCCACACGCCGCACTCCCCCCTGGGTTCTACCCTCACATCCACACGCCCCCGCTGGGCTACGGGGCCGTGCCAGCCCATCCCGCTGCCCATCCCGCCCTGCCCACACATCCCGGGCACACCTTCCTCTCAGGCATGACGTTTCCGTTCAGGCCCATCCGCTAG